TTGCTTGGAATCTCAAGTATAGGTTGGAGTCAGCCTATGCAAATTTGAACTGTTTCACAACCACAGCAATCCTACAGTTCAGTTTGCCTTGTCTTTCTGCGTAAATCAGATATGACAAGGATGGGGGGTTATATTTTgccattattatttttgaatcaaggtTTATTATATTCATTCATGACAAGGGCAGCAGGATAGTCTCTTCTGCTCACACTCATTTTTCTAGAAATATACCAATACgttttaattattacaaaatataaaatttccataaataaaacaGTCAGTTGCCTCATCTTACCGCCTCACTCCAAGTTACAGTCTAAGTACCAAAGAGTCTTGAACATGTTAATGTTTTAGTTCTAATTACACACCCATTAATCGAAGGCTCAATATTCCTTACGTTCGGTTTCAAGCCTTCTCTAGTCAGCCCAGCTCATTAACCAACATAGCTAGAAGTGACATAGCCTTTGGCTCCAACTTTTATTTGCTAGAATCACCCCATAAAGCCCAAAATAACTTTGCATAATGATTTTTTCACAAATatgatgaaaactagagcatgatttGCTAATGTAAATGAATGAAACCAGAACTGTATGCCCTGGATCTACATGAAACCAAGTCATGAAATAGAAGCACGCCAGTGAAAATGGCAAAAATCATCAAGACAAAAAGGAAACTCATCATTTAAGAAAAGCAAGATGTATAAGACATCAGATGGATAGCTTACTTGCAGAGGAGTGTGCCCCAGAGGTTCACGCAAAGGTCTATTATTTGATAGAGGGTGCTCTGGTGGCAGCTCACATACAATTTGATTTAACAACTGGACATGAaatgataacaataataatgtatatattaGCTTCATGTGATGTATTATGCATATGTTATTAACGGTATATCAAAACAAACCCGCTATAAGGGATTGAATCAGGCACGAacgaatatgtttttttttccttagatGTCAATAAAGTTGGTCATATGACAACTCATCTCACATGTAAAATCTTACCTCCGCTTGCCGGCCTGCATGAAGCCTGATACCTGTTGCATCATACATTACCTGTAGATATGATTACAACATCCAGGTGaaatatttttgcaaatatAATAGAAAGCAAGAGCACATGATGTAATTTCAGAAAGCAACGCCAAAAAACTTAACATTCTGAAATTAACAGAAGTTTAAACCTGGCtggaataaaaaagaaatgatagATATTAACTAAATAAGCTtcgtgataaaaaaataaatgaagggaTTGCTATGAGAATTTACGCACAAAGGTCCACAAGGTCAACTACTACTTTGCAAGACGTTATAGTTACAAACTGAAAAACTTGCAAACCACACATCAAGGCCAATGGAATACAACTCCAAAAGAATATGATAATCTAATAAAATTTGAAGTGTAAACTTCAAGTTTGATCTACAAGAAAATACAtgaccattttttattttaagtgcTAAAGTTTAAAGGTGCATGACCAGCTTCAGGTCGGATGCAAAGGACAAAATCCTCATATACGGGAGATGTGGCACTAGTGGTAAAGAATTTTTAGTTATTCccttacagaaaaaaaaaacaatactttCTGTAAAATCATGACTTCACATAAATTGCATCAATGAAGTTTAGAGAAAACATTGTATAAGCTAAAAGTCTTATCAactgtttaaataaaaacatgtagaaaggtagatttttaaaaatctttcgtAAGACATACCCAAGCTGTAATCATTTCAATATAAAGTATTTGGCAATGGTTGTTCATCATTTAGAACCATTAGAAGTCAAGGGAACCCAGAATAGGGTAGTCTCAATATTAGCTAGCAAGTCTAGCATGCAATCTATTATGATGGGAATATGCCACAAAGCTTACATCGAATGTGGAACTAATTGACCAAGAAAAGCAAGTGAAGAAGGTGAATAACTGTAATAGTGATATATAAGTTTAAAGATGCTCTGAGAAAAATAGCCTgtagtaaaatattttacaaaaacttTTTACTGAGACAGTAGTCTTAAATAGTGAAAACACAAAGAGTTAACTATCAGATGCCTAGgaaacaaatcaaaaccaaTAACAAGTAGATAAGAGAAACCACAAGATGCATATCAGCTAGGTTTGCACATACAAGAGTAACAGATTAGGCTTTTGGGATTCGTATGTCTTTTTGCCTAATAAACTGGCAAAATGAACAGCCTTTTAGGTacttattaataattgtttacAATTTTACAACGATTTTCAATGATGTGACAACAAAGTGTTTATCATCAGAATTTTAACACAATGCCAACAAATGTTTACCGACTGAAAAAGGCACaagtaattaaagaaaatttagtTGATAAGAACATACAATCGATGCCAGTATTACTGCAATAGCAAATGAAGAAGCTCCTGTTCCTTCTTGTAGACCAATAGCCATGGCAAGAGCAGTCACAGTTGCAGAATGTGATGAAGGCATTCCACCTGAACCAACCAATCTCCTAGAATCCCATCTCTTCTCCTTAAACCTGCATCTCAATGTTGAAAGTATGAAATTCATTAGAAAAGCATACCTTAAAGCACTCATATCTGGCAACAATaggaaacaagaaagaaaatttagCATCCCTCGGGCCTAGTTTAtggctaaaaaaaattaaataaatttactcTTTATACTAACAATATGATCTGAATCATTGAATTTTACAAAGAGAACAATGCTATTAGCACCAAGAAACCATCAGTTTTGCCTAATCCATCCACAATATCGCCCATGTTGAAGATCAAAGTATATATACAAAACTTTTGTAAATTATGATCGGTATATTAAGTTTAATGCATAAATAACCTAATAAAGGAACGTATCAAGTGGTCAAACCTCAATAGgatttaatttatattcaaaCTGTTACCACCCATGAAATGTTTTGTGTTTATGCAAAGAAAACCTCTACTACACAACAGCACACATTGAAACATAGAACAAGCACCATGAGAGATCTATTCTTCAAATGGGAGAAAGGTCTGAACTTCAGTAAGGCCACCCATGATTCACAATTAACACTGAGTGTATTAACCATGATTAGAATCATTCAGATCTTTGTGTTTATGACAAGAACTCTACAACAACACCACCATACACattgaaaacaaaagaacaagcaTCACAGGAAATCCAATCATTAATTCTGGTGAAAGGTTGAGGCTTTACACGGAGATGATTCACCAATAAACACCAGGAGCAACGCCCATGCGCAACGTCCACAAGATGTTTGCATTTATGCCCCCAATAAGAACACCACTCCACCACAACGCACATTGAAAAAGACAAGAACAAGCATCACAAGAAATCCAATCATCAATTCTGGTGAAAGGTTGAGACTTTACACGGCCATGATTCACCAATAAACACCAGGAACAACGCCCATGCTCAATGGCTACaagatttttgcatttatgccacCAATAAGAACTCCACCACTCCACCACAACGCACATTGAAAAAGACAAGAACAAGCATCACAAGAAATCCAATCATCAATTCTGGTGAAAGGTTGAGGCTTTACACGGCCATGATTCACAGTAAACACCAAGAACAACGCCCATGACCAATGGCCACAAGATGTTTGCATTTATGCCCCAATAAGAACTCCACCGCTCCACCACAACGCACAttgaaaaagacaaaaacaagcATCACGAGAGATCTACGCTTCAATCAAGGAGAAAGACTCGGACTTTAACACCTCTAgaattcacaataaacatcagGAACCAAGACACTACTTAACAACTCCATTACTCCACTACGACACACAtcaaaaaccaaacaacaagCATAAACAAAGccccaaaaaaaaagatggagacAAAGGAGCATCACAGCAGGCACGCACCATGTGGTGAAGAGCTTGAGGAACTGGGCGATGGAGAAGGCGAGGAAAGCCGAGACAAGGGGAAGATTGGAAGGAGGAACCGGAGCACTCGCGGTCCCTGCCGTAGCCGCCGGCAAAGAGGAGGAGACATCCCCCGTAGTCAAGACCTCGTCCATCTCTAAGGCTCTCTCCCCGGTTCGCCGGCCTCCGATCTCCGAGCTCGTCTCTAATGGCGCTCTCCCACTGCGCCTTGCCAACAAACTGAGTGGACCCACGTTGGCACCAAACCGGAGAATTTATCTTTAGATCATCACCATCACTAATTGCCTCGGGATACGTATTCGCCCATTGTTAACTTCTCATTGGCTGAAGGAGTAAAAAAACCTCCCGGCGAAATTCCAGTGCTTTCCACAAACCGGATAATGCCACGTGTCCCgtatgacattttttttttgaagaatgtATATTGCtgtcctttattattattttttaaatcattttatttaacaaaataacaataagaCAAACCAAAATATTGAATTCATATATAATGGTTAATTGGCACTGGTTGGCTGATTGGGTTTGGGTATTCTAGAATATAGAATTAtttaggctgtgtttgattggcaacatggaaaatagctgaaaaaaaaaattcatgaaaaaattttacatgggaaatgaaaaaatagtcgtttgattggcattattttttagttagaaaattaaaaaaaatttatgaaaaattcagattttgttgtttgattgctcttattttccacggaaaatgtaatattttccatggaaaaaacctcatttgttgtttgattgcattaattttccctggaaaaagtcacattttccatgaTTTGAGAGAAAATAGGGTCATGTGATAGAGTTTGCGGAAAAAATTTTCCACAGAAAATTTTGACAAACAAACAACTTATTTAGCTGGAAAATGAaccatggaaaatttttccatggaaaaaagaacaatcaaacacaaccttaattattttgcatttattttttttattattaaaatatcatattttttgcctttttaatcgattttttaaaataatgttattattttttttaaatgtgctaaatttttgaaaccccatttattttcatttattttttaaaaaatatatattattaaaagggaaaattactctttaaccctcgtgaatttcaaataatccTAAACAACCCCTCCAACTTTGCCAAATCCCGGATaccccttccgttattgtttaagttcccttttaccattaccgttcacttcaaatgggtccatgttatgaaatttcttttttgcccttgaaaatggtgggaaaaaaaccgcccaatcacatcatgtgtttgttttttgtcaattcttcttcttcttcttcttctccttcttcctctcctcatttggtttgttcgatttgaattCTGCCAGTttcctgataaggtgagaatttcttcgattcgagTGCTAATTTTCACTGCCCTGACTTCTTGGAAATCGGTGTTAGTTTTGCtaagatatgtgagcgatggggtttcgatgtttcccgtgtcagggtgaagtttatcacacccgatggatataaaacggtttgtccgacagaaaacgatgtcgacttccagaggatgtgtcacgtgtactccatcttcaaatgagttgtagtcgatcttgtcgagacagacgatgtgccattatcgaatcctactgaaaacgagtttttctcgttgtaagattcttctcttttattttatctagttgtataagttcattactgTTTAACTGTGCccttctctgtttaaatatattacatttatatttaaacattgtctttttcttttaatataattataagtatgtaactatttaaattaacgtttaaatttataatttaccaTTTAAGAACTTTATGTCtctacttaaaatatttatcttctccgtttaaactgaagtgttggcaggtgacagatggcaagtttagggtatcccgtgcacaagaattaatgacgccattaaatgttcttaaatttaacataaatattggAAGACCCCTTCCTCGTTAATGAGAAAAGCTCAGTCCCCCGtgtgtttccctttttttttctcggatctaaATCCTCAaccggcttgtggacttcacaccataaatgagaagaaagaccccttcccctggacaccccctcctcctcctccttctcctctgcttcttctcggatgagttttTTCTTCATGTGTGCAGGATTTTCGCTTTAGCTAGACCACATTTTTTATATCAACAAGTtgaactatcttttcttgcccaggTCGAAATACTCGCGTAATTGCCGGAATGCGGAGTATTCTCCAGCATAGGATGACGgggaagcaattaagcgggcgtTTCAACTTGGGCAAGATaaaaaagttttcacttatttcttgattgcggaggattctccaaagGAGGATGACCGTGACACATCCTTTAGgatggagttgatatttatcacttgagaattattCTTATactttaaaatcttttccatACTGTGCAAACATCATTGTCTGCGTTTAAATATCTCGCTCTtcgtttaaatataattttacctATGTAATTATCAATGTCTTTGTTTAATATTGTTTAAGTgtttgtgttctacgttgtacaggttcaagttgatgcgcatgttatgcaaccgccgtgagcattcaaAGAtggagatacttgttgaggaaagccgaaatcttcatgCTGGCCGTGGTGTCAataatcttaatagacgaaagaggatcaaGTCGCAAGTGTCCAAggtccgactaggcattgtaaatgtttaaatatttaaatgaaacacACTTacttgagtgtcaacttttgatatttaaacagagggCATTGTAAATgtgtaaattattttaaatgaaacaaactactttgagtgtcaacttttaatatttaaacagagacattatCTCTTAACgttttacttaaatattttgtttaaacagagacaatgtTTTTCAACagataaacttagaaatcaaacaatgaaaatgatatttaaacaacgtCGGGggcgcattcaatttaaacaataacattaaacaattaaatcaaaatatttaacggATTACTTATGTATTTAAACGATATCAAAACtagttaaacagtgaacaagTTGCTtaagtgttctcttgatggaggcTTTGTCAGTGAACACAATGTcagtaaaagcattcaatttaaacaataacatatatttttaaatagtaaaatgataatatttaaacggtttacatatgtgtttaaatgatataaaaaggTCGTAAACAGTGGACCAATATTCcaaacactaaatcacatttGTTAAACATAAAATCTTGACGTTTAAACAAAGACTTGTGGGACatcctccatcagccacttgtgcgtcgcttgcgcccatgcatatcATCCCATGACAGGTAGGTCATCGACATAGTCAACTATCCAGTTCTGAACCGAGCAGAGgatgtttgggaagaggattgtacccatgaggtacaccatcaggagcttgacaaatttttcttcttctcccctctgctgatggaagtaggagaacggcgtcgagcgcgcacggaagaggttgccctctcatcttgccttcaagCAAGTGGTTCTGGAGCAATAGCATTCACTCGTCGGTTGGCctgaacaaatatatcttcatcagtattccccggaaccagctcaggaaactaacatatgtaaaccaaacaatcttagcgaaatcattcagtttaaacaataaaaactatatttaaacatttaacttatatatttaaacattatagcataaacgtaaatagagaacaaaatgtttaaactttgaagaatacattttaaacagtaaataaacacagttaaacgctaaataatatgtttaaacattaacaactactgttaaacacattgttcatgatttattacctcttttcctttgagagatgacaagctggtttctatcgtcgcttgcttctgGTAAGTATTTTCaacgtagcacaacatccttgggatcttgccgaaacgggcTTTCTTTCACGTTCTGGTCAGCTTGTAAAATCAGATGTTAAGCGTGACTGAGCAACCTTTAATATAccttgtgttggtcttcttccccgc
This genomic window from Dioscorea cayenensis subsp. rotundata cultivar TDr96_F1 chromosome 20, TDr96_F1_v2_PseudoChromosome.rev07_lg8_w22 25.fasta, whole genome shotgun sequence contains:
- the LOC120251840 gene encoding uncharacterized membrane protein YuiD, with amino-acid sequence MDEVLTTGDVSSSLPAATAGTASAPVPPSNLPLVSAFLAFSIAQFLKLFTTWFKEKRWDSRRLVGSGGMPSSHSATVTALAMAIGLQEGTGASSFAIAVILASIVMYDATGIRLHAGRQAELLNQIVCELPPEHPLSNNRPLREPLGHTPLQVFAGAVLGCVVSYLIRNSV